The Primulina tabacum isolate GXHZ01 chromosome 1, ASM2559414v2, whole genome shotgun sequence genome contains the following window.
TACCATATATGACGTTTCACAAGATGTTCGGCCAGAAATAACATAACTcgcatatacatatataattaaaaccCTAAAGTTTATCAATTCAATAATAAAATCTTGTGGAGAAATATGGAAATAACGTTTCCATTTATGGCTTCAATGAATTAAAGAAATTAAACTAGAGGTACAAttatataaaatcaaaataacaaTCCAGCCAGGCTGCAAACAAGAAATGTATGTACATCGTCCCAACGCACTAGTACTTCGGAGTTATAGAAATATATTCCCCAcaacatcatactaaaaaaaaaaaaagaaattacagCACATGCATAACCAAATAATTTGCCCATCCAGCCAaagaactttaaaaaaaaaataccctCCTAATTCTACCCTGGCTAGAAAAAAGTAAGAAATTACAATGTGCTTAAACAGCAAGCTGCTGATGGGATGATTCATCTTCATAGTTTAAGCTCGGAAAAAAATTGGAAGATTTTGCATTGATGTGTGGATGAAGCATCATTTCCTTTTGGAGGTAAGAATAATATGTGTGAAAAGTGGAGGGAGTCACATTCAAATGGAACCCTAGTCCAAACAAGAAATCCACTTCAAGAAAGTTCATTTCTCTTGTGCTGATTCCTCCAACTTTAGCATAGTATGCGTTGTTGTAGTACCTGCACCGATCATATATACCAAAATTAGAACTATACATATATAATTTCTTCGAGTTAATATCTAGTTTATCCGCGGATTCGTCACGTGTGTTTGATCCCATTGATCAAAAGATGTCAAATTTTGGGAATTTTCGAAATGGtatgttttgaattttgaatgaatACATGCTTTTCTATACAATATATGTGAAAATGGGGCATGACCATGTGACATGAATGAGTGATGCTAAATTTGGCTAACCTTTAATACACTTTCCGGCCCACATTGCATGAGTGGCCACAACTATTTCAAGactaatttgaaattttgaaaaaatttataaaattaattaagtgAAAGCTGGacaaaatttaatcaaatttataTATGGTTGCACTGTCATATTCAAGAACATATACTAAATTTAGCCttgattaaattttaaaacttcaatTTGACTTTgttaaaatttcattaattaaagtGGAGATCACATAAGTTAAAGCAAAATTTGAATCGTACTCGAAAATCAACAACACAAAAAACAAATCCCAACGCGATATTTCTTGACAAAACTTCATAAATCCAGctagatttttgaaaataaatctagAAGAAAGaataaaaagtttttttttgaatatatatgtgtgtgttgtatatatatatatatacactcgAAACTTTTGGACTCATagcaactcaagaaaacatcaTGATTGAAGCAACCAGATTCttgaaaataaatcataaaaaaataaaaaataataacttcAAATGAGTAAAATGAGAACTCACATGTCATCCATGAACTTTGCAGACACCATGACACTGGCGATAAGCAGCCTGTGAACGTTGAAGGAATTGATCTGCAACGTCGGTTGCCGCTGAGTGAACCGATCAAGATAGACGTAGGCAACAATGTAGCAAGAAGGGCTACAATTGGCATACTTGAAGATTCTTTCGAGATAGCTTTGAATCGAGATGGTTGGCCTCGTGAGGCCATGGAAGACTGAAATCTTCTGGGGTTGGGATGTACGGTTGAGATCGTTCGACTCCGCCACTTGTCGCAGGAGAGAAGAGAGGAAAGTGATGAGTTTAGGCATCCCATCTGGGACCTCTACTTCCGCCATTGTGTGCAATTTTGATTCTTGGatcgagatatatatatacatatttcacttttttctatttttcttacatatatcataatatataccAGCAAACTGTAGGATGGTCGTTAATATGGCAGGTAATGTCAAATTACTAAAACATCCCTGATCCTAGAAGTTTGGCCACAATggttttattatattaaaaagCGTAAAAAATAAACgacatttagaaaaaaaattattaatttgaggCATATTTACTAGGGTCCGGGGGAAATTTGGGAAAATGACTTCGAACAAACTTAATCTTCGAAAAATAATCATCTTCAAGTTTGATTCAAATACATATGAAagtattattttgaaaaaaatggtttgtcaaattttattttacttactGCTCGACATGGCATACGAGTGTAATAATTAATTTGCCTATAGTTCGGATGCTTTTATgggatattttgatatatagatccagtgaatttttttaaaaatgactcTCCCAATTGTATTGAAAACGCACATATATAACTTTTTTCAGCATTCAAATTTAGAGAAAACAATTTATTGATGACAAAAGTTTGATATCGGTAATGATATGTTGACGTTTTATACATTTCGAAGTGAAggggatattttttaaaaaaagcattATATGCATGCGataataatgattttttttaatttgagctGATATCTTGAAAAGGAGGGAAAGATTAAATTAGTTATCCATaagaataattttataaaagtaGAGGGAAATGCGATATGGATCTTGATCATATGCatttatttcttttcttttcctttttttttttttttttggaatatgTAGCTTAGATGATCATGTGATTTTATGCTGGATTAATGGATATTTTGAGTTGTAATCTTGccctttttaaattaaaaattttttagtttatttaattatcCTTAAAGATGTTGATTTTGCCACATTTCacatcttttatttttatactACTACAATCACATTCGATTCTTTACAATCATAACATTACTTCATGCTTTTGCGCTCCTACATCAGAAACATTGCCTTCACTGCTGATCTAATGATAATTATTGGTGTAAATATGTGAAGTTTATGTTTGACctcacatatttatttatttatttatttatcaaaaatAGTGTTCATAATTTGATCTTTCACAGATAAGATGAGtgcttaaataaatcatatgtAATGTAGTAAATTAATCTTTGttatattttcatgcttaaacATGGATTAGATCTATTGCCAACCCACTTAAAAACCCTCAAATAAATGTTGTTTTGGTTGACTCAATGGGATGTGATTATTTTAACAATCCAATCCCAATACAAGTTTGGTTACAAAATTATGTCTTGATTATCATATCACATCAATcaaaacattaattttttttatctcacGTGAATCAAATAATCAgatctgaaattatgatgtcgt
Protein-coding sequences here:
- the LOC142520114 gene encoding cyclin-U4-1-like: MAEVEVPDGMPKLITFLSSLLRQVAESNDLNRTSQPQKISVFHGLTRPTISIQSYLERIFKYANCSPSCYIVAYVYLDRFTQRQPTLQINSFNVHRLLIASVMVSAKFMDDMYYNNAYYAKVGGISTREMNFLEVDFLFGLGFHLNVTPSTFHTYYSYLQKEMMLHPHINAKSSNFFPSLNYEDESSHQQLAV